The Lysinibacillus timonensis nucleotide sequence ATGCTGTCCATTTCTATATTCACATATGAGTTACGATTTAGAATAAATAAAAAAGTACCTATGCGATTAAAGTTAATCTACATACGTACTTTAATATTGGATTTCAATTTTGAACTTTTCAACTTTCACGCATTAAAATAAGCTACTTATGATTTTTGATTGCTCATATTTTCAATTTGTCTTCGTTGCTCCGCAAGTAATGCTTCAACTAGTTGACGTTCATTTTCTTTCTTTTCTTCAAGTTGTCTTTGTTCTTCTGCTTTTAAAAATTTACTATAACCAGCTCGAGCAATCATAATACTTATTTCATATAAAACAAACAGCGGTATCGAAATAATTATATATGACACAATATCAGGCGGCGCAAGTAGTACTGCTAATACAAATAATACAAAGTAAGAATACTTACGGAACTTTATCATAAGTTGTGGATTTAATATACCAAGTCTCGCTAAGAAAAGTGTCACCACTGGTAATTGGAAAATAAACCCGAAAGGTACTACTAATTTAAATAAAAATGAGAAATATTCGTTAATACCAATTGTTTGTTCTATTTCTAGTCTATCCGACAAATTCATCATGAAGTTTAAAACGCTTGGAAATAAAACAAAATATGCAAATGCTAGTCCAGCTATAAACAACAAAAATGCATATGGAATATATTTTAATGTTGCTTTACGTTCAGACTCTAGCAAACCGGGCGTGATAAATGCCCATAACTGATATAAAATAACCGGCGAAGTAATGACCAAAGAAATGATAAAGGTTATTTGTAAATATACTGCTAATGGATCTGTTACATTAAATGCATTTAAAGTTAGTTTCTCCGCTTCTTCACTATGTTGAATAAATTTAATTACCGGTTCTGCAAAATAGAAGCCAGCAAACAATGATAGAATGAAAATGACCGCGCAAACAATTAGACGATTTCTCAATTCCTCTATATGTTCAACTACAGTTTGTTCTTTTGTATTCATAAATTAGAACATCCTTAAATTACTTAACATTTTCTTCTTTATTATTCTCGACCTTTTGGATTGTAGTATCTTTATGTTCAATGATATTTTTCTTCGAATCATCGTCGTCATCATCAATTAACCCTTTTGTACCCTTTTTAAACTCACGTAGAGTCGTACCAAACGCTCTACCAAGTTCAGGCAACTTCTTAGGTCCAAAAATTAACAATGCTACGATTGCTATTATGACGATAGACATTGGCCCGATTGCATTTAAATGCACTACCATGCTTGTTAACCCCCTCTATTATATGTATTAATTTTATCGCAATTTAAAGTCTATTGCTAATATATTAATGTGAATTCTTTTCGTCTTAACTATTGCGGATTAAGTAAATAAGTGCCTCTAATTCAACGGATAGATCTATATTCATGATCTTCATGGAATCTGGTGCATTTAGTCTAACCGGTGTGAAGTTTAATATCCCTTTTGCATCAATAGTTATTAGTCGATCTGTAATTTCTTGAGCAGATCGAGATGGTACGGTTAGAATAGCTAATTCCACATTATATTTCTTGTACATTTCTTCCAGTCGATCCGGATGGTAAACTGGAATTCCGTTCACTTCACTTCCATCCATCGGTGCTTTTGAGTCAAACGCCACAACTATTCTAGTATTATGGTTTTTTTGGAAGTTGTATTTTAAAAATGCATTTCCTAAATTCCCTACTCCTATTAACGCAACATTTGCACCATCATCTTGATCGAGTGTTCGTCTAAAAAATTCTAACAAATACAAAACGTCATACCCGTATCCTTTTTTACCCAGTGCACCAAAGTAAGAAAAATCTCTTCTTATCGTTGCGGAATCGATTTTCATCGCTTCACTTAATTCTTGCGACGAAATACGTCTTTTTCCTTCATTTGCAAGGTTTTGCAAAAATCGATAATAAAGTGGAAGCCTTTTTGTAGTAGCTTGTGGAATTTTTAATTCTTGTTTCACAT carries:
- a CDS encoding redox-sensing transcriptional repressor Rex is translated as MKQELKIPQATTKRLPLYYRFLQNLANEGKRRISSQELSEAMKIDSATIRRDFSYFGALGKKGYGYDVLYLLEFFRRTLDQDDGANVALIGVGNLGNAFLKYNFQKNHNTRIVVAFDSKAPMDGSEVNGIPVYHPDRLEEMYKKYNVELAILTVPSRSAQEITDRLITIDAKGILNFTPVRLNAPDSMKIMNIDLSVELEALIYLIRNS
- a CDS encoding twin-arginine translocase TatA/TatE family subunit, with translation MVVHLNAIGPMSIVIIAIVALLIFGPKKLPELGRAFGTTLREFKKGTKGLIDDDDDDSKKNIIEHKDTTIQKVENNKEENVK
- the tatC gene encoding twin-arginine translocase subunit TatC, whose product is MNTKEQTVVEHIEELRNRLIVCAVIFILSLFAGFYFAEPVIKFIQHSEEAEKLTLNAFNVTDPLAVYLQITFIISLVITSPVILYQLWAFITPGLLESERKATLKYIPYAFLLFIAGLAFAYFVLFPSVLNFMMNLSDRLEIEQTIGINEYFSFLFKLVVPFGFIFQLPVVTLFLARLGILNPQLMIKFRKYSYFVLFVLAVLLAPPDIVSYIIISIPLFVLYEISIMIARAGYSKFLKAEEQRQLEEKKENERQLVEALLAEQRRQIENMSNQKS